From Rhodoferax sp. AJA081-3, the proteins below share one genomic window:
- a CDS encoding co-chaperone GroES, with translation MKLRPLADRVIVKRVENETKTASGIVIPDSAAEKPDQGEVLAVGPGKKNDKGDLIAMNVKVGDRVLFGKYSGQTVKVAGDELLVMKEDDLFAVVESK, from the coding sequence ATGAAACTGCGTCCTTTGGCAGACCGCGTGATTGTTAAACGCGTCGAAAACGAAACCAAGACTGCTTCCGGCATCGTTATCCCTGACAGCGCTGCAGAAAAGCCTGATCAAGGTGAAGTCTTGGCCGTTGGCCCAGGCAAGAAGAACGACAAGGGTGATCTGATTGCCATGAACGTCAAGGTCGGTGACCGTGTTCTGTTCGGCAAGTACAGCGGCCAGACCGTCAAGGTCGCTGGCGACGAGCTGTTGGTCATGAAAGAAGACGACCTGTTCGCGGTTGTCGAATCCAAGTAA
- the groL gene encoding chaperonin GroEL (60 kDa chaperone family; promotes refolding of misfolded polypeptides especially under stressful conditions; forms two stacked rings of heptamers to form a barrel-shaped 14mer; ends can be capped by GroES; misfolded proteins enter the barrel where they are refolded when GroES binds), whose translation MAAKDVIFGGEARARMVEGVNILANAVKVTLGPKGRNVVLERSFGAPTVTKDGVSVAKEIELKDKLQNMGAQMVKEVASKTSDIAGDGTTTATVLAQAIVREGMKYVAAGMNPMDLKRGIDKAVTALVAELKKASKATTTSKEIAQVGSISANSDETIGKIIADAMDKVGKEGVITVEDGKSLDSELEVVEGMQFDRGYLSPYFINNPEKQAALLDNPFVLLFDKKISNIRDLLPTLEQVAKAGRPLLIIAEDVDGEALATLVVNTLRGILKVVAVKAPGFGDRRKAMLEDIAILTGGKVIAEEIGLSLEKVTLADLGSAKRIEVSKENTIIIDGAGAAADIEARVKQIRVQIEEATSDYDREKLQERVAKLAGGVAVIKVGAATEVEMKEKKARVEDALHATRAAVEEGIVAGGGVALLRAKQTAGAIKGDNADQEAGIKLVLRAIEAPLREIVYNAGGEASVVVNAVLAGKGNYGFNAANDTYGDMIEMGILDPTKVTRTALQNAASVASLMLTTECMVAEAPKEEAAGGMGGGDMGGMGGMGGMGGMGM comes from the coding sequence ATGGCAGCAAAAGACGTAATTTTCGGCGGCGAAGCCCGCGCACGCATGGTTGAAGGCGTGAACATTTTGGCCAACGCGGTCAAAGTGACCCTGGGCCCCAAGGGCCGTAACGTGGTTCTGGAGCGCTCGTTCGGCGCCCCCACCGTGACCAAGGACGGTGTGTCCGTGGCCAAGGAAATCGAACTCAAAGACAAGCTGCAAAACATGGGTGCGCAGATGGTCAAGGAAGTTGCTTCCAAGACATCCGACATCGCTGGCGACGGCACCACCACCGCTACCGTGCTGGCGCAAGCCATCGTGCGCGAAGGCATGAAGTACGTAGCCGCAGGCATGAACCCCATGGACCTGAAGCGCGGTATCGACAAGGCTGTGACAGCCCTGGTCGCCGAGCTGAAGAAGGCTTCCAAAGCCACCACCACTTCCAAAGAAATCGCGCAAGTTGGCTCCATCTCTGCCAACAGCGACGAGACCATCGGCAAGATCATCGCTGACGCCATGGACAAAGTCGGTAAGGAAGGCGTGATCACTGTGGAAGACGGCAAGTCCCTCGACTCCGAGCTGGAAGTCGTTGAAGGCATGCAGTTTGACCGCGGCTACCTGTCCCCTTACTTCATCAACAACCCAGAAAAGCAAGCCGCTTTGCTGGACAACCCGTTTGTGCTGTTGTTCGACAAGAAGATCAGCAACATCCGTGACCTGCTGCCTACCCTGGAACAAGTCGCCAAGGCTGGCCGTCCTTTGTTGATCATTGCTGAAGATGTCGATGGCGAAGCCCTGGCAACTTTGGTGGTCAACACCCTGCGCGGCATCCTGAAGGTTGTGGCTGTCAAGGCTCCAGGCTTTGGTGACCGTCGCAAGGCCATGCTGGAAGACATCGCCATCCTGACCGGTGGCAAGGTCATCGCTGAAGAAATCGGCCTGTCGCTGGAAAAAGTGACGCTGGCTGACCTGGGTTCTGCCAAGCGCATCGAAGTCAGCAAGGAAAACACCATCATCATCGACGGTGCTGGTGCTGCTGCCGACATCGAAGCCCGCGTCAAGCAAATCCGCGTGCAGATCGAAGAAGCCACTTCCGACTACGACCGTGAAAAGCTGCAAGAGCGCGTGGCCAAGCTGGCTGGCGGTGTTGCCGTGATCAAGGTTGGCGCTGCCACCGAAGTCGAAATGAAGGAAAAGAAAGCCCGTGTGGAAGACGCACTGCACGCTACCCGCGCTGCCGTGGAAGAAGGCATTGTGGCTGGTGGCGGTGTTGCACTGTTGCGCGCCAAGCAAACTGCTGGCGCCATCAAGGGTGACAACGCCGACCAGGAAGCCGGTATCAAGCTGGTGCTGCGCGCCATCGAAGCGCCCCTGCGCGAGATCGTGTACAACGCTGGCGGCGAAGCGTCGGTCGTGGTGAACGCTGTGTTGGCCGGCAAGGGCAACTACGGCTTCAACGCTGCCAACGACACCTATGGCGACATGATCGAAATGGGTATCCTGGACCCCACCAAGGTGACACGTACAGCCCTGCAAAACGCAGCGTCTGTCGCATCGCTGATGTTGACAACCGAGTGCATGGTTGCAGAAGCTCCTAAGGAAGAAGCGGCTGGCGGCATGGGCGGCGGTGACATGGGTGGTATGGGCGGAATGGGTGGTATGGGCGGCATGGGCATGTAA
- a CDS encoding HAD family phosphatase has protein sequence MNFVFDFGAVLFTWKPADLMAQTFPERAGTPEAAAELAHAMFAHADWNSFDQGTLEMDALVGRTSERLDLDAAVLHELVAHIGERLQPIPETVALLERLHSLRDQHPALRLYFLSNMPRPYARALERRHAFLQWFDGGIFSSDVLHIKPDPTIYQLLQSRYALEPTHTLFIDDLLANVLAAQGQGWHAVQFESAPQLQTHVAARFGYL, from the coding sequence ATGAATTTTGTATTTGATTTTGGCGCCGTGTTGTTCACCTGGAAGCCCGCTGACTTGATGGCCCAGACCTTTCCAGAACGCGCCGGCACACCCGAGGCGGCTGCCGAACTGGCACACGCGATGTTTGCCCACGCGGACTGGAACAGCTTTGACCAGGGCACGCTGGAGATGGATGCGCTGGTCGGCCGCACGTCCGAGCGGCTGGACCTGGACGCTGCGGTGTTGCACGAACTGGTGGCCCACATCGGCGAGCGCCTGCAACCCATACCCGAAACCGTGGCGCTGCTGGAGCGTTTGCACAGTCTGCGCGACCAGCACCCCGCACTGCGTCTGTATTTCCTGTCCAACATGCCCAGGCCCTACGCCCGCGCGCTGGAGAGGCGCCATGCGTTTCTGCAGTGGTTTGACGGTGGCATTTTCTCCAGCGATGTGCTGCACATCAAACCCGACCCGACGATCTACCAGCTGCTGCAATCCCGCTACGCCCTTGAGCCCACCCACACCCTGTTCATCGACGACCTGCTGGCCAATGTGCTGGCAGCCCAGGGCCAGGGCTGGCACGCGGTGCAGTTCGAATCGGCCCCGCAGCTGCAAACCCATGTAGCGGCCCGGTTCGGGTATCTATAG
- a CDS encoding winged helix-turn-helix domain-containing protein, protein MPRLSVHQARALHLAAQGLLAPPSKAATRAAVRGAIQRMGLLQIDTIHVVARSPYLVLFSRLGHYPRNWLEDTLAAGHIFETWAHEACFAPADDLLLHRTYNRSARSHWGLANAQKTHTSHRPHLDRLLAHIRDKGPVKSSDFERTEGQGGAWWGWKDEKRWLEALFASGELMVTRRDNFHRVYDLSERVAPAALALEAAAAALDAQQIHDQFIERSIAALGITQARWINDYFRIKPRLRDSDLDALVDAGRVLRVAVEGWDAPAYVHRDNQTLLKKAAKGQLEATHTTLLSPFDPVVWDRERGSALFGFDYRLECYTPEAKRIHGYFVLPILCRGELIGRLDAKAHRAEGIFEVKALYAQPGCKWRDDQVQAVAQAITDCAAWHDTPEVRIVQSQPAGLKAALARGIKRQHQQTLEKTTA, encoded by the coding sequence ATGCCCCGTCTTTCCGTGCACCAAGCCCGCGCCCTGCACCTGGCGGCGCAGGGCCTGCTGGCACCGCCATCGAAGGCAGCCACGCGTGCGGCTGTACGCGGCGCCATCCAACGCATGGGCCTGCTGCAGATCGACACCATCCATGTGGTCGCCCGCAGCCCCTACCTGGTGCTGTTTTCGCGCCTGGGGCATTACCCACGCAACTGGCTGGAAGATACGCTAGCTGCGGGCCACATCTTCGAGACCTGGGCGCATGAAGCCTGTTTTGCGCCGGCGGACGACCTGCTGCTGCACCGCACCTACAACCGCAGCGCGCGCAGCCATTGGGGGCTTGCAAATGCCCAGAAGACACACACATCCCACCGCCCCCACCTGGACAGGCTGCTGGCCCACATCCGCGACAAGGGCCCGGTGAAATCCTCCGACTTTGAACGCACCGAAGGGCAGGGCGGTGCCTGGTGGGGCTGGAAGGACGAGAAACGCTGGCTGGAGGCCTTGTTTGCCAGCGGTGAGCTGATGGTGACCCGGCGCGACAATTTCCACCGCGTCTACGACCTGAGTGAACGGGTCGCCCCTGCCGCCCTGGCGCTGGAGGCCGCTGCCGCCGCGTTGGACGCGCAGCAGATCCACGACCAGTTTATCGAGCGCTCCATCGCCGCGCTCGGCATCACGCAGGCGCGCTGGATCAACGACTACTTTCGCATCAAACCGCGCTTGAGGGACTCTGACCTGGATGCACTGGTGGACGCGGGCCGTGTTCTGCGTGTGGCCGTAGAGGGCTGGGATGCACCGGCCTATGTACACCGTGATAACCAGACTCTGCTGAAGAAGGCTGCCAAAGGCCAACTGGAGGCCACACACACTACCCTGTTGTCACCCTTTGACCCCGTGGTGTGGGACCGTGAGCGTGGCTCGGCCCTGTTTGGTTTTGACTACCGGCTGGAGTGTTACACGCCCGAGGCCAAACGTATCCACGGCTACTTTGTACTGCCCATCCTGTGCCGCGGTGAACTGATTGGCCGGCTGGACGCTAAGGCGCACCGTGCCGAGGGTATCTTTGAGGTCAAAGCCCTGTATGCCCAGCCGGGCTGCAAGTGGCGCGACGACCAGGTGCAGGCCGTGGCACAGGCCATCACCGACTGTGCGGCCTGGCACGACACGCCTGAGGTGCGAATCGTGCAGTCCCAACCGGCCGGGTTGAAAGCAGCGCTGGCACGGGGTATCAAGCGCCAACACCAACAAACCCTGGAGAAAACTACCGCATGA
- the pgi gene encoding glucose-6-phosphate isomerase, with protein MTRVRCDRTAAWGALQAAFANGAAGMDLRQAFASDAERFARFSQSAPHVFADLSKNLWDADTETLLLNLARECGVEAHRDAMFAGAAINNTESRAVMHWLLRFPPLAPVGYNGYAIENVAKELSQVHTTLDAMLAYAQTVRDDAAITDVVNIGIGGSDLGPQMAVLALDAFAIPGKRFHFVSNVDGHELDAVLKKLKPESTLFLIASKTFTTIETMTNARSAKAWFAAQGGTDTARHFAALTTNVEAAKAFGISTTFGFWDWVGGRYSLWSAIGLPLAMAIGPQGFKAFLAGAHDMDEHFRTAPLESNLPVRLGLLDVWYRNFHGFTSRSIAPYHSALKRYPAYLQQLEMESNGKRVDAAGEALPFATSPALWGEPGTNGQHAYFQMLHQGTDVVPVEFVAVKKARHALEGHQTLLLANVLAQAQALMVGKHDAAGPSQGDVAPLGGSKSHAVDARGGITPTGGHKNFSGNRPSTFLLLDELTPTTLGALIALQEHRVFVSGSIWGINSFDQWGVELGKVLAKDVEARLLSGEASGLDGSTAGLLGLLRA; from the coding sequence ATGACCCGTGTTCGTTGTGACCGCACCGCCGCCTGGGGTGCACTCCAAGCCGCGTTTGCCAACGGCGCCGCCGGGATGGATTTGCGCCAGGCTTTTGCCAGCGACGCCGAACGTTTTGCGCGCTTCAGCCAGTCCGCGCCCCATGTGTTTGCGGATCTGTCCAAGAACCTTTGGGATGCGGATACCGAAACCCTGTTGCTGAACCTGGCGCGCGAATGCGGTGTGGAGGCACACCGCGACGCGATGTTTGCCGGCGCGGCCATTAACAACACGGAGAGCCGTGCGGTGATGCATTGGCTTTTGCGCTTTCCGCCCCTAGCCCCCGTTGGATATAACGGTTATGCTATAGAAAATGTAGCTAAAGAGCTGAGCCAGGTGCACACCACGCTGGACGCCATGCTGGCCTACGCCCAAACCGTGCGCGACGACGCAGCCATTACCGATGTGGTCAACATCGGCATTGGCGGCTCCGACCTGGGCCCACAAATGGCGGTGCTGGCACTGGATGCGTTTGCGATACCCGGCAAGCGCTTCCACTTCGTATCCAACGTGGATGGTCACGAGCTGGACGCGGTGCTGAAGAAACTCAAGCCCGAGAGCACACTGTTTCTGATTGCCAGCAAGACCTTCACCACCATAGAGACCATGACCAACGCGCGCTCGGCCAAGGCCTGGTTTGCGGCGCAGGGTGGCACGGACACGGCGCGGCACTTTGCGGCGCTGACGACCAATGTGGAGGCTGCTAAGGCCTTTGGCATCAGCACCACCTTTGGTTTTTGGGACTGGGTCGGCGGACGGTATTCGTTGTGGTCGGCCATAGGCCTGCCGCTGGCGATGGCGATCGGGCCTCAGGGTTTCAAAGCCTTTTTGGCCGGTGCACACGACATGGACGAACACTTTCGCACCGCGCCGCTGGAGAGCAACCTGCCGGTGCGCCTGGGCCTGCTGGATGTCTGGTACCGCAACTTCCATGGCTTTACCAGCCGCAGCATTGCGCCGTACCACAGCGCGCTGAAACGTTATCCCGCTTACCTGCAGCAGCTGGAGATGGAGAGCAATGGCAAACGCGTGGACGCCGCGGGCGAGGCCCTGCCGTTTGCCACCTCACCCGCGCTATGGGGAGAGCCCGGTACCAACGGACAACACGCCTACTTTCAGATGCTGCACCAGGGGACCGATGTGGTGCCGGTGGAGTTTGTGGCGGTGAAAAAAGCCAGGCACGCGTTAGAAGGCCACCAGACATTGCTGCTGGCGAATGTGCTGGCGCAGGCGCAGGCGCTGATGGTGGGCAAGCACGACGCCGCCGGGCCGTCCCAAGGCGACGTAGCCCCCTTGGGGGGCAGCAAGTCACACGCAGTGGACGCGCGTGGGGGCATAACGCCCACGGGTGGGCACAAGAATTTTTCTGGTAACCGCCCCAGCACCTTCTTGTTGTTGGATGAACTCACACCGACCACGTTGGGTGCTCTGATTGCCTTGCAGGAGCACCGTGTGTTTGTCAGCGGCTCCATCTGGGGTATTAACAGTTTTGACCAGTGGGGCGTGGAGCTGGGCAAGGTCTTGGCCAAGGACGTGGAGGCTAGGTTGTTGAGTGGCGAAGCTTCTGGCTTGGATGGTTCCACGGCAGGTTTGTTGGGCTTGCTGCGGGCTTGA
- the tal gene encoding transaldolase — MNQLDALKQFTTVVADTGDFKQLSAFQPQDATTNPSLILKAVQKPDYGPLLKDTVAQFRDRPLDETMDRLLVRFGCEILSIIPGRVSTEVDARLSFDTSATVARGERLIELYQAQSIPVDRVLIKVAATWEGIQAAQQLERKGIHTNLTLLFSFCQAVACGQAKVQLISPFVGRIYDWYKKSAGAAWVETERAGANDPGVLSVTQIYNYYKKFGITTEVMGASFRNVGQITALAGCDLLTISPDLLATLAATEAPLEKALDANRAHQLDLQPVQYDEAGFRYALNEDAMATEKLAEGIRAFCVDAVKLEQLMLAA; from the coding sequence ATGAATCAACTCGACGCACTCAAACAATTCACCACGGTCGTAGCCGACACCGGCGACTTCAAGCAACTCAGCGCCTTCCAGCCGCAGGACGCAACGACCAATCCTTCGCTGATCCTCAAGGCGGTGCAGAAGCCCGATTACGGGCCATTGCTCAAGGACACAGTGGCACAGTTCCGTGACCGCCCGTTGGATGAAACCATGGACCGACTGCTGGTGCGTTTTGGTTGCGAGATCCTCTCCATCATCCCCGGGCGTGTATCCACCGAGGTCGATGCCCGCCTGAGTTTTGACACCAGTGCCACCGTGGCGCGTGGCGAGCGCCTGATCGAGTTGTACCAGGCACAAAGCATTCCGGTGGACCGTGTGTTGATCAAGGTAGCCGCCACTTGGGAAGGCATTCAAGCCGCCCAGCAGCTGGAGCGCAAGGGTATTCACACCAACCTCACTTTGTTGTTTTCGTTCTGCCAGGCCGTAGCCTGCGGCCAAGCCAAGGTGCAACTGATTTCCCCGTTTGTCGGCCGCATTTACGACTGGTACAAGAAGTCTGCCGGTGCCGCCTGGGTGGAGACTGAACGCGCCGGTGCCAACGACCCTGGCGTGTTGTCCGTCACCCAGATCTACAACTACTACAAGAAGTTCGGCATCACCACCGAGGTCATGGGTGCGAGCTTTCGCAACGTGGGCCAAATCACGGCGCTGGCAGGATGTGACCTGCTGACCATCAGCCCTGACCTGTTGGCCACTCTGGCCGCCACGGAGGCTCCGCTGGAAAAAGCACTGGACGCCAACCGTGCCCATCAGTTGGACCTGCAGCCTGTGCAATATGACGAAGCCGGTTTCCGCTACGCCCTGAACGAAGACGCCATGGCCACTGAAAAACTGGCTGAAGGCATTCGCGCTTTCTGTGTGGACGCCGTCAAGCTCGAACAGCTGATGCTGGCTGCGTGA
- the zwf gene encoding glucose-6-phosphate dehydrogenase, which translates to MSFDLVLFGGTGDLAWRKLMPALFQAFRHGSLPEGGRIIGVGRDDLSGEQYRSLIQARFDKVDLAKRPSAEEFARFAALLDFVRMDLSKPEDYIHLANALQSRNADTVVMYLATAPSLFTTVCEQLAAAKLNTPHTRIVLEKPLGHDLASNRAINHTVRRFFDEKQVFRIDHYLGKPAVQNLFALRFGNALFEPLWRREHIANIQITISEDLGVEKRGAFYETTGALRDMVQNHALQLLCAIGMEPPINSHADAIRDEKLKVLRSLKPWTQESLTQDVVRGQYASGSIDGAKVPGYREELGVNPQSNTETFVALRTEIANWRWAGVPFYIRTGKRLTGRDAHIVVNFRPTPHAIFNSQIGVANRLVINLQPKDGLELHLLAQGQNNRQAKAGAAQALVPVQLDLDFDKRFGSERVGAYERLLLDVIDDRLNLFVRSDEQEEAWRWVEPIMNHWTNDAQGPRMYAAGSWGPSASSAMIARDGYCWSEES; encoded by the coding sequence ATGAGCTTTGATCTTGTCTTGTTCGGTGGCACGGGTGATTTGGCCTGGCGCAAACTCATGCCCGCGCTGTTTCAGGCCTTTCGCCACGGCTCTCTGCCCGAGGGCGGACGCATCATCGGCGTAGGGCGGGACGACCTGAGTGGCGAGCAGTACCGGTCGCTGATCCAGGCGCGATTTGACAAGGTCGACCTGGCCAAACGGCCCAGCGCAGAAGAGTTTGCGCGTTTTGCCGCCCTGTTGGACTTTGTCCGCATGGACCTGTCCAAGCCCGAGGATTACATCCACCTGGCTAACGCACTGCAGTCCCGCAATGCGGATACTGTGGTCATGTACCTGGCCACCGCGCCCAGTCTGTTCACCACGGTCTGTGAACAGCTGGCGGCCGCCAAACTCAACACGCCCCACACGCGTATCGTGCTGGAGAAACCCCTGGGGCACGACCTGGCCTCCAACCGCGCCATCAACCACACGGTGCGCCGGTTTTTTGACGAGAAGCAGGTCTTTCGCATCGACCACTACCTGGGCAAGCCCGCGGTACAAAATCTGTTTGCGCTGCGTTTTGGCAACGCCCTGTTTGAGCCCCTGTGGCGCCGTGAGCACATTGCCAACATCCAGATCACCATCTCTGAAGACCTGGGTGTGGAGAAACGCGGCGCGTTTTACGAGACCACCGGCGCGCTGCGTGACATGGTGCAGAACCACGCCTTGCAACTGCTGTGTGCCATTGGCATGGAGCCACCCATCAACTCCCACGCCGATGCCATCCGCGACGAAAAGCTCAAGGTGCTGCGTTCACTCAAGCCCTGGACACAGGAGTCTTTGACACAAGACGTGGTGCGCGGCCAGTACGCCAGCGGCAGCATCGATGGCGCCAAGGTGCCCGGTTACCGCGAAGAACTAGGCGTCAACCCGCAGAGCAATACCGAAACTTTTGTCGCACTGCGTACCGAAATCGCCAACTGGCGCTGGGCCGGTGTGCCGTTTTACATCCGCACCGGCAAGCGCCTGACGGGCCGTGATGCCCACATCGTGGTCAACTTCCGGCCCACGCCGCATGCGATTTTTAACTCCCAGATTGGGGTTGCCAATCGCCTGGTCATCAACCTGCAGCCCAAGGATGGCTTGGAACTGCATCTACTGGCGCAAGGACAAAACAACCGCCAGGCCAAGGCCGGTGCAGCGCAAGCCCTGGTGCCAGTTCAACTGGACCTGGACTTTGACAAACGTTTTGGCTCCGAGCGTGTAGGCGCCTACGAGCGCTTGCTGTTGGACGTGATCGACGACCGCCTGAACCTGTTTGTGCGCAGCGATGAACAAGAGGAGGCATGGCGCTGGGTGGAGCCCATCATGAACCACTGGACCAATGATGCCCAGGGCCCGCGCATGTATGCTGCCGGTAGCTGGGGGCCGAGTGCATCCAGCGCGATGATTGCCCGTGACGGTTATTGCTGGTCTGAAGAAAGCTAA
- a CDS encoding MurR/RpiR family transcriptional regulator, whose product MLDRIQAALPSLAPAEQRVGKLCLADPRMFAKLPVSVLADRSHVSKPTVVRFCRSVGYDGLADFKRKLAGTVNEGVPFIHRSVDTDDKTSDVMVKVIDNTVAAFLKYRNEASTLALDKAIAALLLAYQDKHRILFFGVGNSGVVAQDAHHKFFRLGVNTVSYSDGHMQVMSASALEPGDCVVVISNSGRTRDLMDACDIARKNGATTIVITASGSPLASAGHIHLSADHPESFDKYSPMVSRLLHLMIIDILATCMALRIGGATLQPLLREMKSNLRSKRYT is encoded by the coding sequence ATGCTAGACCGTATTCAGGCTGCCCTTCCCTCTCTGGCCCCTGCGGAGCAACGTGTGGGAAAACTCTGCCTGGCAGACCCGCGCATGTTTGCCAAGCTGCCGGTCAGCGTGCTGGCCGACCGCTCACACGTCAGCAAACCCACTGTGGTGCGGTTTTGCCGCAGCGTGGGTTATGACGGGCTTGCCGACTTCAAGCGCAAACTGGCAGGCACGGTTAACGAGGGGGTGCCGTTTATCCACCGCAGTGTGGACACCGATGACAAAACCTCGGACGTGATGGTCAAGGTCATCGACAACACGGTGGCCGCCTTCCTGAAATACCGCAACGAGGCCAGCACCCTCGCGCTGGACAAGGCCATAGCCGCCTTGCTGCTGGCCTACCAGGACAAACACCGCATCCTGTTTTTCGGTGTGGGTAATTCGGGCGTGGTGGCCCAGGACGCGCACCACAAGTTTTTCCGCCTGGGTGTCAACACGGTTTCCTACAGTGACGGGCACATGCAGGTCATGAGTGCATCGGCGTTGGAGCCGGGGGATTGTGTGGTCGTCATCAGCAACTCCGGTCGCACCCGGGACTTGATGGACGCCTGCGACATCGCGCGCAAAAACGGCGCTACCACCATTGTGATCACCGCCAGCGGTTCACCCTTGGCCAGCGCGGGGCATATCCACCTCAGCGCCGACCATCCGGAGAGCTTTGACAAGTACAGCCCCATGGTCTCGCGCCTCTTGCACCTGATGATCATCGACATCCTGGCCACCTGCATGGCACTGCGCATTGGTGGAGCGACGCTGCAACCCCTGCTGCGCGAAATGAAGAGCAATTTGCGCAGCAAACGCTACACCTGA
- a CDS encoding porin — translation MKKTLIALAVLAASTASMAQVTLYGVADLSLSATDMAGARSDASMSGNGTLNDGNSRWGIRAVEDLGGGMKLTAQFEQNINYETGATGTSDGRYAYMALDGGFGRLKAGRTLSPSFFGVATWELTGAANFTAVGNQFAFAGAGSRNSSEFSYTTPKMGGLSATVGYVTELDLAVAPNQNVSKVDANVIYAAGPLAAALSYNKLSNASDGNYALGANYNFGSFIVAASFQDAVGQSQGWSLGASLPMGPWKFTVDVAQDTGYDDTNWLAYAGYSLSKRTTVYGAYYDDGKSGTAVKKTAVQSKTYGIGVRHNF, via the coding sequence ATGAAAAAAACCCTCATCGCTTTGGCCGTTTTGGCCGCTTCGACCGCCTCCATGGCGCAAGTTACTTTGTACGGTGTTGCTGACCTGTCCTTGTCCGCAACCGACATGGCTGGTGCTCGTAGCGACGCTTCGATGTCCGGCAATGGCACTTTGAACGACGGTAACAGCCGTTGGGGCATCCGCGCTGTTGAAGATCTGGGCGGCGGCATGAAGCTGACAGCTCAGTTCGAACAAAACATCAACTACGAAACCGGCGCTACTGGTACATCTGACGGCCGTTACGCATACATGGCTCTGGACGGCGGATTCGGTCGCCTGAAGGCTGGCCGTACACTGTCCCCATCGTTCTTCGGCGTGGCCACATGGGAACTGACTGGCGCTGCTAACTTCACAGCCGTTGGCAACCAGTTTGCTTTCGCCGGTGCCGGTTCGCGCAACAGCAGCGAATTCAGCTACACCACACCTAAGATGGGTGGTCTGTCCGCTACTGTCGGTTATGTGACCGAGTTGGACCTGGCTGTTGCTCCTAACCAAAACGTGAGCAAAGTTGACGCCAATGTGATCTACGCTGCTGGCCCTCTGGCTGCTGCTCTGTCCTACAACAAGCTGAGCAACGCTTCTGACGGCAACTACGCTCTGGGCGCAAACTACAACTTCGGTTCGTTCATCGTTGCAGCTTCCTTCCAAGACGCAGTTGGTCAATCGCAAGGTTGGTCTTTGGGTGCTTCTTTGCCTATGGGCCCATGGAAGTTCACAGTTGACGTCGCTCAAGACACCGGCTATGACGACACCAACTGGTTGGCTTACGCTGGTTACAGCCTGAGCAAGCGTACAACTGTGTACGGCGCTTACTACGATGACGGCAAGTCCGGCACCGCTGTCAAGAAGACTGCTGTTCAGTCCAAGACATACGGCATTGGCGTTCGCCACAACTTCTAA
- the coq7 gene encoding 2-polyprenyl-3-methyl-6-methoxy-1,4-benzoquinone monooxygenase, translating to MDSLLNAADSALRTLFAKPHAAQPCPTLAEQATQLDASQSRASAALMRVNHVGEVCAQALYTAQALTTRNPTLRAHFTQACIEETDHLAWTAQRLDELNARPSLLNPLWYAGAFGLGLLAGRLGDRVSLGFVVETEIQVGAHLQSHLDQLPVDDHASRAIVSQMRDDELRHAHAAQDAGAMELPQPVKDMMRAAAKVMTTVAHHV from the coding sequence ATGGATTCGCTGCTAAACGCCGCAGATTCCGCCCTGCGCACGCTGTTTGCGAAGCCACATGCCGCGCAGCCCTGCCCTACGCTGGCGGAGCAGGCCACACAGCTCGACGCCTCGCAAAGCCGAGCATCCGCAGCGCTGATGCGGGTTAACCATGTGGGCGAGGTGTGTGCCCAAGCGTTATACACAGCCCAGGCCCTGACGACACGCAACCCCACCCTGCGCGCCCATTTCACCCAGGCTTGCATCGAAGAAACCGACCATTTGGCCTGGACCGCCCAGCGCCTGGACGAATTAAATGCCAGGCCTTCTCTGTTGAATCCGCTCTGGTATGCCGGCGCGTTTGGGCTCGGGCTTTTAGCGGGTCGTTTGGGTGACAGGGTCAGCCTGGGCTTCGTTGTAGAAACTGAAATTCAAGTTGGTGCTCACTTGCAAAGTCACTTAGACCAGCTGCCAGTGGATGATCATGCCTCACGTGCCATCGTTTCCCAGATGCGGGACGACGAATTGCGGCATGCCCACGCCGCCCAAGATGCCGGCGCCATGGAGTTGCCGCAGCCGGTTAAAGACATGATGCGCGCCGCCGCCAAGGTCATGACCACCGTGGCGCACCACGTTTAA